Proteins from a single region of Carettochelys insculpta isolate YL-2023 chromosome 17, ASM3395843v1, whole genome shotgun sequence:
- the YWHAB gene encoding 14-3-3 protein beta/alpha isoform X2 — MDKSELVQKAKLAEQAERYDDMAAAMKAVTEQGHELSNEERNLLSVAYKNVVGARRSSWRVISSIEQKTERNEKKQQMGREYREKIEAELQDICNDVLELLDKYLIVNATQPESKVFYLKMKGDYFRYLSEVASGDSKQTTVSNSQQAYQEAFEISKKEMQPTHPIRLGLALNFSVFYYEILNSPEKACSLAKTAFDEAIAELDTLNEESYKDSTLIMQLLRDNLTSLNNKYNVFMSPSYL; from the exons ATGGATAAAAGTGAGCTGGTACAGAAAGCCAAACTGGCCGAACAGGCAGAGCGCTATGATGACATGGCTGCTGCTATGAAGGCTGTCACTGAGCAAGGACATGAACTGTCCAACGAAGAAAGGAATCTGCTCTCTGTTGCCTATAAAAATGTGGTTGGTGCCCGTCGATCTTCCTGGCGTGTGATTTCCAGCATTGAACAGAAAACAGAGCGGAATGAGAAGAAACAACAAATGGGGAGAGAGTATCGTGAGAAAATTGAAGCTGAATTGCAGGATATCTGCAATGATGTTCTG GAACTCCTGGATAAGTACCTTATTGTCAATGCCACACAGCCAGAAAGCAAGGTCTTCTATTTGAAAATGAAAGGCGATTACTTCAGATACCTTTCAGAGGTGGCATCTGGGGACAGCAAACAAA CAACGGTATCAAACTCTCAGCAGGCTTACCAGGAGGCATTTGAAATTAGCAAGAAAGAGATGCAACCTACACACCCCATTCGGCTTGGTCTGGCTCTCAATTTCTCTGTCTTTTACTATGAGATATTAAATTCCCCCGAGAAAGCCTGTAGTCTGGCAAAAACG GCTTTTGATGAAGCCATAGCTGAGCTGGACACACTGAATGAAGAGTCTTACAAAGACAGCACTCTGATCATGCAACTACTTAGGGACAACCTTACT TCACTTAATAACAAGTacaatgtcttcatgtcaccctcctatttgtga
- the YWHAB gene encoding 14-3-3 protein beta/alpha isoform X1, translating to MDKSELVQKAKLAEQAERYDDMAAAMKAVTEQGHELSNEERNLLSVAYKNVVGARRSSWRVISSIEQKTERNEKKQQMGREYREKIEAELQDICNDVLELLDKYLIVNATQPESKVFYLKMKGDYFRYLSEVASGDSKQTTVSNSQQAYQEAFEISKKEMQPTHPIRLGLALNFSVFYYEILNSPEKACSLAKTAFDEAIAELDTLNEESYKDSTLIMQLLRDNLTLWTSENQGDEGDAGEGEN from the exons ATGGATAAAAGTGAGCTGGTACAGAAAGCCAAACTGGCCGAACAGGCAGAGCGCTATGATGACATGGCTGCTGCTATGAAGGCTGTCACTGAGCAAGGACATGAACTGTCCAACGAAGAAAGGAATCTGCTCTCTGTTGCCTATAAAAATGTGGTTGGTGCCCGTCGATCTTCCTGGCGTGTGATTTCCAGCATTGAACAGAAAACAGAGCGGAATGAGAAGAAACAACAAATGGGGAGAGAGTATCGTGAGAAAATTGAAGCTGAATTGCAGGATATCTGCAATGATGTTCTG GAACTCCTGGATAAGTACCTTATTGTCAATGCCACACAGCCAGAAAGCAAGGTCTTCTATTTGAAAATGAAAGGCGATTACTTCAGATACCTTTCAGAGGTGGCATCTGGGGACAGCAAACAAA CAACGGTATCAAACTCTCAGCAGGCTTACCAGGAGGCATTTGAAATTAGCAAGAAAGAGATGCAACCTACACACCCCATTCGGCTTGGTCTGGCTCTCAATTTCTCTGTCTTTTACTATGAGATATTAAATTCCCCCGAGAAAGCCTGTAGTCTGGCAAAAACG GCTTTTGATGAAGCCATAGCTGAGCTGGACACACTGAATGAAGAGTCTTACAAAGACAGCACTCTGATCATGCAACTACTTAGGGACAACCTTACT CTATGGACATCGGAAAACCAGGGCGATgaaggggatgctggggagggagagaactAA
- the PABPC1L gene encoding polyadenylate-binding protein 1-like isoform X6 — MNASGPGYPLASLYVGDLHPDVTEAMLYEKFSPAGPIMSIRVCRDVATRRSLGYAYINFQQPADAERALDTMNFEVIKGRPVRIMWSQRDPGLRKSGVGNVFIKNLDDSIDNKALYDTFSAFGNILSCKVVCDENGSRGYGFVHFETHEAANRAIDTMNGMLLNDRKVFVGHFKSRREREAEFGARAMEFTNVYIKNFGDDMDDDRLREIFSRFGKTLSVRVMMDDTGRSKGFGFVNFEKHEEAQKAVADMNGQQINGRMVYVGRAQKRMERQSELKRKFEQIKQERVSRYQGVNLYVKNLDDGIDDERLRKEFSPYGTITSAKKRLPRP; from the exons ATGAATGCTAGTGGCCCTGGATATCCATTAGCTTCTTTGTATGTGGGAGATCTGCACCCAGATGTGACCGAAGCCATGCTGTATGAGAAGTTCTCACCTGCAGGACCGATCATGTCCATCAGAGTTTGTCGGGATGTTGCTACACGTCGATCACTCGGTTATGCCTACATAAATTTTCAGCAGCCTGCTGATG CTGAGAGGGCCCTGGACACCATGAATTTTGAAGTGATCAAAGGTCGGCCTGTCCGAATCATGTGGTCCCAGCGAGACCCTGGACTCAGGAAATCAGGGGTTGGGAATGTCTTTATCAAGAATCTGGATGACTCCATTGATAACAAAGCCTTGTATGATACCTTCTCGGCGTTTGGAAATATCCTTTCTTGCAAG GTTGTCTGTGACGAGAATGGATCCCGTGGTTACGGCTTTGTTCACTTTGAGACTCATGAGGCAGCGAATCGGGCTATTGACACCATGAACGGAATGCTGCTCAATGACCGCAAGGT CTTTGTCGGCCATTTTAAATCCCGCAGAGAGCGGGAGGCAGAATTTGGGGCGCGTGCAATGGAATTCACCAATGTCTATATCAAGAACTTCGGGGATGACATGGATGATGACCGACTGCGGGAAATATTCTCCAGGTTTG GCAAGACGCTGAGTGTCAGAGTTATGATGGATGATACCGGTCGGTCTAAAGGGTTCGGGTTTGTCAACTTTGAGAAGCACGAAGAAGCTCAGAAG GCTGTGGCAGACATGAATGGGCAGCAGATCAATGGCCGGATGGTGTACGTGGGCCGAGCTCAGAAAAGGATGGAGCGTCAGAGTGAGCTGAAGCGTAAATTTGAACAGATCAAACAGGAGAGAGTGAGCAGATACCAG GGTGTGAATTTATATGTGAAGAACCTGGATGATGGTATTGATGATGAGCGGCTGAGGAAGGAGTTCTCGCCGTATGGTACCATCACTAGTGCGAAG AAGAGGCTACCAAGGCCGTGA